The nucleotide sequence GGCACCAGCGCCCTCGCGCTGCACACCGGCGCGGACCTGTTCCGCTACGCCGCCGTGCTGTTCTACGCAGGCCTAGTCGCCGCCTGGATCACCGTCGCCGCCCGCACCGCGCACGGCAGCGTCCGCGGCCGACTGTTCCTCCCGGCTGCGCCCTCAGCGATCGCCGAGCCCGCCTGACCCGTCGGCGGGAACGGCAGCTGGGCCCGGCGCGGCCGGCCGAGCGGGCAGTCGCGCGGAGTAGATCGAGTACCCGTCGAGATAGCGGACCGCCGCGGTGGCGATGACGGTGGCGATGATCATCGGGGTCATCAGACCGAAGCCGCTGTGGGTCAGTTCCAGCACCAGCGCGAGCCCGGTGATCGGGGCCTGCATGGCGCAGCCGATCATCGCCGCGGCACCGACCATCGCGTACGCCCCGACCGGGGTGCCTGGCCACAGATGGGTCCACACCAGTCCCAGTCCGCCACCGAGGACGGCGCCGGTGCTCATGACCGGAGTGAACAATCCACCGGACGCGCCGCTGGCCAGACACAGCGCGGTCACGGCCGGCTTGAGCACCGCGAGCACCAGCAGGAAGCCGATCGTGCCGCCGCCGAGGAAGGCGTCGTGGGCCATGTCCTTGCCGTTGCCGAACAGCTGCGGGTAGGCGATCCCGATAACGCCCAAGGCGCCGAACGCGACCAGCGGCGCGAACAGGCTGGGGGTGCCGGTGATGCGGTGGTGGGACAGCCACCCGATGCCACGGATGTAGCCGGCGGCGCCGAGTCCGATCAGCGGCCCGGCCAGCAGAGCCCAGACCAGTAGGGCCGGGCTGACGTGATAGCCGGGGACGTCGAGATAGGTCGCCTGGTTGGGCAGGTAGACCCAGGCGGTCACGGTGGCGATGCCGCAGCAGGCCAGCGCAGGCAGCATCGTGGCGATGGAGACCGACCCGACGAGGATTTCGGCAGTGAAGAACGCCCCTCCGAGCGGGACGTTGTAGACGGCAGCCAGCCCGGCTCCCCCGCCGCAGGCGATCAGCAACCGCTGCTGAGCGCCGGACAAACCGAACCAGCGCCCGAGCAGGCCACCGGACAGACCGCCCATCGTCTTCGGCGCCGCCTCCCGGCCCAGCGACACGCCCATCCCGATCACGATCTCGGAGATGATGCTGCTACCCGTCGAGCGGCGGACCGACAACTCCCCCGACTGACTCCACAGCACGTCATCGATCTCGGACTTCTTGCCCGGGGTATAGCGGCGCAGCAGAAACCAGGCGATCCCGCCGAAGACGCCGGCGATCAGCAGCGAGGTGACCCGCCGCAGCGCCGATGCGGCCTCGACCCCGGACTGGAAGTCCCCGCGGTGGTAGCCGAACGCGGCGGACTCGACATGAAACAGCAGCGCCATCAGGGCGACTCCGAGCAGCCCGGTCGCGACCCCGGTCAGCACCAGCGCGAGCCAAAACCTCGGGCTCAACGCGGCCTCGCCGTCGCCGGTGACGTTCGGCTGCTCGGTGGCTCCGCGTCCGGACGGCAGCCGCGTCCGCAGGTAGGGCTGCGGTTGTCGCAGTCGCTCGCTGGCCTTCGCGGGCTTAGATCGCGTCACTGAAGTGACGCCTCCTCGACCGCGTCCTGATCTGGGGTCGGCGCCGACCGGGCGACATGCCGCACACCGAAATCAGCCAGCACCCATAGCCCCGCGCCGGCGAGCACGTCGGCCAGGAAGTGGTTGGCGGTGCCGAGCACCACCAACGCGGTCAGCACGGGATAGGCGACCGCGAGTATCCGGAGCCACCGGCGCGAGGCGAGCCGATAGACGGTGACGCCGCACCAGACGGCCCATGCCATGTGCAGGGAGGGCATCGCCGCGAACTGGTTCGCGATCGCCGCCGCCCCGGCCGGAACGCTCGCATCACTGCCCCACCAACCCCACTGGCTGTAGCCCGCCAGGGTGTCGTGGAACCCGCCGGCGGTCAGCAACCGAGGCGGGGCGGTCGGGAACCTCCAGAACCCGAGCAGCGCCGAGGCGGTCACGACGGCCAAGACCGTGCGGGCGTGGCGATAGGCGCCCGGACGCGCCTTGTAGATCCAGATCAACACCGCCGGGGTCACGACGAAGTGCAACGTGGCGTAGAAGTAGCAGGCCGGAACCGCCAGGACGCCGACGTGCTGCAAGGCGTTGTTCAGGCCATGTTCAGGGTCCAGGTGGGTCCAGCGTTCCCACCGCAGCAGCTCAGCGGCGTCGCTCTGGGCCCGCGGGATGCTGCCGGCGATGACGCCCCGGATCGAGTCGTAGACCGCGTAGAACCCGGCGACCAAGATCAGCTCCCGCCACCACCGAACCGGCCGGCGACGGCTGCGTTCCGTGACCGAGCCCAGGTCGGTCGAGAGCCGGATCTGCGGCCTCACACCCAGGGGCCTCTCACTGAACGCTCAGATACTCTTGCCACAGAACTATTCTAGCGCAGCGCTATCATACTGGCGTGGCCCGCCGACCAGAGACCCCCAAGCCGGATCGCTCGACTTCAGTAGAGGTCTGGGCATTGGCTGACGTCGTCAACCGGCTGCGCCGCATCCTGCGCTCCAGCATCCGCAGCGAGTTCCCCTGGGAGCGCCTGCCCATGGCCCAGGTCGAGATCCTGCAACGCCTGGCCGAGGAACCCGGCCTGCGCGTCACCGAACTCGCCGCCCGCCAGAAGCTGGCCATCAACACCGTCAGCAACGTTCTGCAGCAGATGGTCCTGGCCGGACTGGTCGACCGCCGCGTCGATCAGTACGACCGGCGCGCCGTCACCGTGCACCTCACCAACACCGGGCAGGAGCAGCTACAGGGCTGGATGCAGGCCAACGGCCGCCGCCTGGACGCCGCGTTCAGCGACCTGGCCGAGAAAGACCGCACCGCGATCCTCGCGACCCTGCCGTCGCTGAGCCGGCTCGTCGAACGCCTGGAAAGCATCGAGCGCCTCGAAGGACTGGACGGGTCCGACCAGTCGGCCGAACCGAACGGCAAGTCGGCATGACCGACTCCCCCATCCCGTCGGAACTGTCGCCACCTGTTTCGCCCGGTCCGCCAGTGCGCGGATGGGTCCTGACCGCGGCCTTAATTGTGTTTGCGGTGCTCGTGTTCGCGGTCGCCGGTCTGGGCTGGGCCGGTGTCGTCATCATCGTCGCCCTGATGGCTGGCGCGTACACCGTGCTGATCCGCTGGTCGCGATGACCCTGACCGCAATGACAGAAAAGCCGCTGGCGTATCTGCCTTCCCCGGCCCAGAGTGTCTGGCATCTCGGACCGTTGCCGATCCACGCCTACGCCCTGTGCATCGTCGCCGGAATCGCCGTCGCGCTGCGGGTGGCGGCGAACCGGTGGCGCACCGTCGGCGGGCGCGAGGGCGACCTGTGGGACGTGTCGGGCTGGGCGATCGTGTTCGGCATCATCGGCGGACGCCTGTACCACGTGATCTCTGACCCCGAGCTGTACTTCAAACACGGCGAGCACCCGCTCAACGCACTCAAGATCTGGGACGGCGGCCTGGGCATCTGGGGCGCCGTCGCCCTCGGCGGACTCGGTGCCTGGATCGGCTGCCACCGCAAAGGCATCCGACTCTCGGTGTTCGCCGACGTCGTCATCCCCGGCGTCGTCGCCGCACAGGGATTGGGGCGGTGGGGCAACTGGTTCAACAACGAACTCTACGGCGGACCGACCAGCCTGCCCTGGGGCCTGCGGGTGCATTGCCTGGACATCATCACCGGCCACGCCACACCGTTCGGGACCGCCGACGGCGGGCAAGTCTGTCACAGCAGCGCAACCGTGGCCGGACTGTTCCAACCGACGTTCCTGTACGAGTCGGTGTGGGACATCAGCCTCGCCCTGATCCTGATCTGGGTCAGCCGACGCTGGCGACTCGGCTCCGGGCAGCTCTTCGCGCTCTACGTCATGGGCTACACCGCCGGACGAGGCTGGATCGAAGCCCTGCGCCATGACCACGCCAACCACATCCTCGGCCTGCGCCTCAACGACTGGACCTCCATCATCGTCTTCCTCCTCGGCATCGCGATGTTTGCCTGGCGACGCCGAATCCGCCACGACGCCCCTTACATCAGCGAACGTTCCGAGGAACCGGTCAGCGCCAAAACCTGATGGCTGAGGCCGTCCCATCGCCGAAGGCGGTTCGGCTGATGCCCCTGGGCGAAGACCCCGACGTAGTCCTACGCCAGCAGATTCGTCGAACGATAGGCCAGCACGGCACCTTCACCGTGGGCGAGCCCCGCGCCGGCGATCATGAGCCAGCCCTGCCCGTAGCGCCAGACGAACGGATCCCGAAACGCGATCACGCACTCATCGGGGGGCCCGTCGACTACCACGTCGACTTCCGAAGACATCCACGCCAAGCGATGTTCGGCCCGTCTCGCGACAGCGATCTGGGCGCGGTCCAGCGCATTCGTGCGCACCCGCGTGTAGAAGGCACACTCCTGCCCCTGATCGTTGGTCACGACACATCCCGACCAACAGCCAACCTCGAAGGGACCTGGCACCAGTGAGGCATCGGTCTGACGCCAGTGCACGAGATCGTCTGAAGTCGCCGTGCCCCAGGAGATCTCGGGGGACCATACGGTCTGGCCGGGCAGCGACTGGAAGTGCAGGACGTACCGGCCGTCGACGAAGCGGACGCCTTAAGGATCGTTGATCCAGCCACGAGTGGAGGTGAAGTGCACCTGCGGCCTGCCATCAACCGGCGTGGAGGGCGAGCTGGCACCCGGCGAGGACGGCACGACACCTATCATAGGCTTGCGCTGACTGTGGATCAGCCGGCTGTGTCTACCTGCACCTCCCCTGCCACCCGGCGGGGTGACCGAATGAGCGCTGGTGGTTACCAGCCCACGGCTGTGCCGACTGCTGAGCGGGGTTCGGGCTCGCCTGCGGCGTCGGCGAAGGCCCGCAACGCGTCGACGAGGTCGTTGCGTTGCGCTTCGGGCATGGCGGTCACGATGCGGGCGATCTCGCGGCGGCGTTTGGCGGTGACCTGGCGCACGAGCTGCTCGCCGCCGTCGGTGAGGCCGAGCACGACCTCGCGCCGGTTGGCGGGGTTGTCGCGGCGGGTCACCAGGTCCGCAGCCAGCAGCCTGTCGATCATGCGCATCGCCGTAGATGGTGTCACGTCGAGCAGTTCGGCGAGGCGGTTGAGGTTGATCTCCCCGGAGTTGCTCAGCACGACCAGGGTGCGGAACTGGGTGAGCGTGACCGCGTCCTCGATGTCGGACAGCGATCGCGCCGATACCCCGACCAGGACGCGGGAGGCGCCGAGGACCGCGGTTACCAGCTCGTCGACGTCGCTGGCGGACGCTCGCGGCCGTCGGGCCGTCGAGGCTGTTGGCTTACTCACCGACACCCTGTCTCCATTTCCCAAGCATAACGCAACCGTTGCATACTACAAGCATGACATCAGCGGACCTGACCGACAGCGGCAGCGATCCCCGCCAGCGCGCGCTCTCCCGTGCCCTGCCGGTGCAACTCGGCCGGGAGCGGCTGCTAACCACGCTACGCGGCTCGAGTACGGGTCTACTCGCCCTGAGCCTGCTGGTCGGCGCGGGTGCCGGGGCGGGCGCGGTCGTGTTCCGGTGGCTGATCACGAGCTTCACCCTGGCGCTGTCCGGGCACGCCGACTACGCGGGCCTCGGACACGTCGCCAACCCGCACGTGCCGGGTCTGGGCCGCTGGTTCGTGTTGTTCGCCCCGGTGGTGGCGGGATTGCTGTACGGGCCGCTGGTGCACTTCTTCGCCAGGGAAGCCCGAGGCCACGGTGTACCCGAGGTGATGTTCGCCGTGGCGCGCAAGGGTGGCCGGATCGCGCCGCAGGTCGCGGCGGTCAAGGCCCTGGCCTCGGCGCTGTGCATCGGCGGCGGCGGGTCCGTCGGCCGGGAGGGTCCCATTGTGCAGATCGGCTCCGCGCTCGGCTCGACGCTGGGACGAGTGATGCAGGTGAGTGAGGAGCGGATGCGGCTGCTGGTCGCGTGCGGTGCCGCCGGCGGCATCTCGGCCACGTTCAACGCGCCACTGGCCGGGGTGTTCTTCGCCATGGAGCTCATCCTGCGCGACTTCAACGGCCAGGCCTTCGGCATGGTCGTGCTCGCCTCGGTCACCGCCAGCGTCATCGGCCGGGCCGCGCTGGGTAACCAGCCGTTCCTGCACCTACCCGCCTTCACCGTGGACCACCTGTCGCAGTACCTGCTCTTCGCGCTGCTGGGCCTGATCGCCGGTGTCGTCGGTGTCGGCTTCACCCGCGTGCTGTACTGGATCGAGGATGCGTGCGACTGGGCCTGGCGCGGCCCGGAATGGCTGCGCCCGGCGGTCGGCGGCCTGCTGCTCGGCGGTCTGCTGCTGGTGCTGCCGGAAATGTATGGGGTGGGCTACCCGGTGCTGGGTAACGGGATTGCCGGCAAGTACGCGATCGCCTTCCTGATTCTGCTGCTCGTCGGCAAAGCGGTCGCGACCAGTCTCACCATCGGCATCGGCGGCTCCGGTGGGGTGTTCGCGCCGAGCCTGTTCATCGGGGCCATGCTGGGCGCCGCCTACGGCCAGGGCCTGCACCACCTGATCCCAAGCGCCGCGGGCCCGGCCGGGGCGTACGCGCTGATCGGAATGGGCGCGGTGTTCGCCGGCTCAGCCCGCGCGCCCATCACCGCGGTGGTGATCCTCTTCGAGTTGACCGGGGAGTACTCGATCATCCTGCCGCTGATGACCGCGATCGTCCTTGCCACCGGTGTCAGCCACCTGTTTTCCCGCGACACCATCTACACCCTCAAACTGCGCCGCCGCGGCGTGGATCTGGACGAGCCCGGCGCCGCTGGGCTGCCGTTCGTCACAGGCACGGCCGGGCAGGTCATGGAACCGGCCGGCGAGTCAGTCACCCAGAACCGCACGCTGATCGAGGCGGCCCAGCACCTCAGACGCTCCACACACGGTCAGCTGCCGGTCCTCGACGACCGCGGTTGCTACCGCGGGGTGATCAGCGCCCGGGCCGTGGCTGACGCCCTCGCCGACGGCAACCACGACATCGCTGTGGTCGGTGATCATGTGGAACTGCCGCAGACCATCCGCGCCGACCAGCACCTGGACGACGCCCTCGACGTGCTCGAGAACGCGCCCGGCGGTGTGCCCGTCCTGGATGCCGGCGGTGCGCAGGTTGTCGGATGGCTCACCCACCAAGCAGTGCTTACTGCGGTTCGCCCCCCGCGTCCGCCGATGGTCTCGCCGATCGTCCGGGAGGGCACGGATCCCGAGGCGACCTGATGCCTGGCCCATGGCTGACCGCGCTCGTCTGCGGCTCACTGGCCGTGGCGCTGCTGTGCAGCACGCTGATCTTGATCGACATCTGCGGTCGCGGGTTCCGCCAGCAGGTGCCGATCATGAACTGGGTCTGGCCGGTCACCGCCCTCTACCTCGACCCGGTAGCGGTGTGGCTACCGCCGCTGGGACGCACCAGTTCACCGGCCTGGCAACGCGAGCAGGGTGTCGGGACCGCCCCGACAAGCCCCGCTGGGCCGCGGTCGCGGTCGGGTCAGCCACTGCGGCGCCGGCTGCACACTCGGCGACGTCCTCGCCGAGTTCGGTATCTCCTTCCTCGCGGCAACGATTGCCGGCAGACGCTGCTCGGCGAGTACGCCGGTGACTGCGTCCTGGCCGTCCTGCTGGGGCTGGTACGTCAGTTCTTCGCGGTCACCCGATGCGCGGCTTGAGTTCTGGCCGGGGCTTAAAGCCGTGGCCAAGGCCGACCTCCTGTCGCTGACCGCGTTCGAGATCGGCCTGTTCGCGGGATGGCCGTGCGGGCACTGGCGCCGTTCCCAGCGCCGCACCACCTGTATCCGCTTGGCCGGTGTCTTGGTTCGGCATGCAGATCGGGATGGTCCTGGGCTTCCCGACCGCCTATCCGGTCAACGCCTGGCTGATCCGGGTGGGCACCAAGGAAGCGCCGTAGCTCGCTCGACAACACGATGGCCCGCAGGCCGCCGATGAGCCTGCGACGTCAGCTCGGTCGGGCGAACGGGAGATGGAACGCCCTGAAGGTCAGGACGAGTCCGACGACGTCGACCATCAGCCGCCGCCTACCATGCTGGCGGAGGAGGAGCAGGTCTACGCCCACGATTGCGGCGACCATCACCAGCACTTTCAGCGTGACCATATCGGGTTCTCCCATGGGTCGTTTTCGACCGTCTCGCAGCGACCTGGGCAGCTCCCGATGCGATTTCAGTCAAGATCCTGCCTTGCCCGGCAGCGGGTGCGCATCTCGTGCTCGGCTTCGGTGCGGCCGTAGCCGGAGTCCCCGCGTGGGCCGGCCAGCGTCGAGGTCGTCTCGGCGTAGGCGGTCATCCAGTGCTCCCAGCCGGTCTCGTCGCCCGGGCCGGTGGGTGAGGCGCCGCTGGCGATCGGATGGGGGGTGTCCAGCGGTGGGGCGGGCGGCAGGCAGCCGAGCAGGTAGCGCCGTTGGGCGTCGAGCTGGTGCCACAGCTGCTGGCCGTAGTCGCACGCCTGGTCGAGTGCCTTCTGCAGCAGTTCGATCTTCCCGGCCGGATCGGCCAGCTCCACCTTGCCTGTCAGATGCCCGCGGTGAGCCTGCAGGACGGCGGGTACTTCGAGCGGAACCAGGTTCATGAATGTCCATCCGGGTCGACGGTGCGGCGGAGGTTGTGCCGCTGGGCAGCGGTGGGCGCCTAGCTCCAGCCGGAGCGGATGTGCAGGGCGGCGCCGGTGTTGCCCGCGAGTTCGGTGGCGTCGCGCAGGAAGACCAGCAGCGGCGCCAGCAGGGTCGACAACGGGCATTCGTGGACCTCGACGTCGTCGGCGTGCCGGCCCGCGGCCCGCAGCAGGCGAGCGGCGGCGCTCTCTGCGAGGTATATCTCGCCGGTAGAGGTCTGGGCCCGGATGCCATCGGCATGTGCAGTCCAGCCGCGCAGTCGCACGGTGTCGTTGTCCGCCGCAGTCTGCTGAAGGCGAAGACCGCCGGGGCCGATGGTCAGGGCGGCTTCGGCGGTCGCCAGCAGGACGGTGGGCGGATCGGTGGGGATCAGGGCGCGGGAGGCGCTGCGGCGTCCGGCTGCGGTGAAGAGTCCGTAGCCGTGTTCGGTGCTGGCGTTGACGATCTTGCGGGCCTGGTCGATCTGTAGCCGCATTTCCAGGGCGGTGTGGAAGTCGACGTGCGCGCTGGGCAGGCGCAGCACGTCCAGGGCGCGGGTGTCGCACTGCGGTGGAGTCCAGTCGAGGAAGGCCCGGATCAGCGCCCGCTCACCGAGGAGCCGTTCGGCGGTGAAGGAGGCCCGCCAGCTGCGGAAGGCGCTGATCTCGGCGTCCTCGATCTTCTGGTCCGGATGATGCGGTGTGAGCCGCCAGTCGATCAGGTGGGCGGCGTGGTCATAGACGGGGGCGACGAGCTCGTTCAGTTGCAGCGGGGGCCGGTCCGGGACGGCCTGGGTGATAACGGTGGCGCGGACCAGGTCCGCGCCGGTCCCGGAGAGCAGGCCGATGATGGAACCGCGTGTGCGGAGTTCGTCGGTGGTCATCGCTTTCCATTTCCCTCTCCGCGGCCCGCAACAGCGTGATTTCGCCTCGTCGGTGCCGAGTGGTTGCACATCCGGTTCGCTCACTCGATACAATCATTGCGTACTGCAACGATAAGAGCAAGCAAATTTATTCGGATGTGACATGGAAGGCAGGACATGATGGGCAGGGCAGCCATTCAGCGCGGCGATGTGGTTGTGGTGACCGGGGCCAGCGCCGGCATCGGACGGGCCAGTGCTCTGGCGTTCGCGCGGCGCGGGGCGACTGTGGCGCTGCTGGCGCGCGGGGAGACCGGACTCAAGGCCGCTGCGGCGGAGGTCGAGCAGGCCGGCGGCGCGGCGCTGACCATCCCGGTCGATGTGGTCGATGCCGATGCCGTGACTGCGGCCGCTCAGCGGGTCGAGGCCGAGCTCGGCCCGATCCGGGTCTGGGTGAACGTAGCGTTCTCCTCCGTCTTCGCCCGGTTCGAGGACATCAGCCCCGCTGAGTATCGGCGGGCGACCGAGGTGTCCTACCTCGGCTACGTCTACGCCACCATGGCCGCGCTGGAGCACATGCGGCCTCGCAACCGCGGCACGATCGTCCAGGTCGGCTCGGCACTGGCCTACCGGGGCATCCCGCTGCAGACCGCCTATTGCGGCGCCAAGCACGCCGTGCAGGGCTTTCACGAATCGCTGCGCTGCGAGTTGCTGCACGAGCACAGCGGCATCAACGTCACGATGGTGCAGATGCCGGCGGTCAACACCCCGCAGTTCTCCTGGCTGCTGTCCCGACTGCCGCACCAGGCCCAGCCCGTCCCACCGATCTACCAGCCCGAGGTCGCGGCGGCTGCGGTGCTGCACGCCGCCGAGCATCCTCACCGGCGCGAATATTGGGTCGGCTCGACCACGATGGCCACCCTGGCGGCCAACGCGATCGCGCCCGGACTGCTGGACCGCTACCTGGCCAAGACCGGCTTCGCCGCCCAGCAGCGGGCCACCCGCCGTGACCCGAACGAGCCGGTGAACCTATGGGAGCCGGCCGACGGGCCGGACGGGCGCGACTTCGGCACCCACGGTCGCTTCGATGACCGGTCCCACACCCTGGATCCGCAACTGCTCGCCTCACGCCACCACGGGCTGCTCGGCGCGGCAGCCGGGGCGCTGCTCGGCGCGGCGCTGGTATTGCGCGGGGCACGACGGTGAGCCTCGCCCGACATCAAATGCTCGGCGCCGCCCAGGCCTGCGTCGGCCTCGTGCTGCTCGCACGGCCGCAGGCTGCGCTGAACGAACTCACCGGACCTGACGCCCGCTCAGCGCGGTGGATCGCCCGGATCCTGGGCGCCCGGCTGAGTGTGCAGGGCTCGGCCGTGGCGCTGTCGGGCAGCCCCGTCGTCATCGACGTCGGCGGCGCGGTCGACGCCATCCACGCCGCCTCGATGTTGCTGATCGCCGCCCGCAGCCCACGCTGGCGACGGCCGACGCTGGCCAGCGCCGCGTTCGCGGGCGCCGGCGCGGTGGCCAGCAGACACGCGGTGCCGGAGCCCCGCCGATGACCGCGCGACTGTCCGACATGGCCCCGCATGTGCTGCGCGAGTACGCGCTGATCGCCGACGGCGAGCGCGGAGCGCTCTGCGGCCCGCACGGCGACCTGGCCTGGCTGTGCGCGCCGCGCTGGGATGACGACGCGGTGTTCTCCACCCTGGTCGGCGGCGCCGGAGGGTACGCCGTCACCCCGACCGAGCGGCACGTCTGGGGCGGCTCTTATGAGCCCGGGTCGCTGATCTGGCGCAACCGGTGGGTCACTGACAGCGCGGTGATCGAATGCCGCGACGCGCTCGCGATGCCCGCGCAGGAACACTGCGCGGTGATCCTGCGCCGGATCGAGGCCTCCGCCGATCCGGCGCGGGTACGGGTCCTACTCGATGTTCGCGCCCGGTTCGGCCAGGACGGCATGCACAGCCTGAGCCGTGACGCCGATGGAACGTGGACCGGCCGCTCCGGGCGGCTACGGTTCCGCTGGACCGGCGCCCCCGATGCGGTCCTGGATGGGCACGGCCAGCTCGCTCTGGAGATCACCGTGGCCGCGGGGGCGCACCATGACCTGGTGCTGCAGATCAGCGACCGGGACGGCGAGCCCACCCCGCGGGCAGGCGAACTCTGGCGGGAGACTGCGTCGACCTGGGCGGCCAGCGTGCCCGACTTCACCGACTCGGCAGCACCGCGCGACGCGCGCCAGGGCTACGCCGTGCTGCGCGGGCTCACCGGCTCGGGCGGCGGCATGGTCGCCGCCGCCACCATGTCGCTGCCGGAAAAGGCGAAAGCCGGACGTAACTATGACTACCGCTACGTGTGGATCCGCGACCAGTGCTACGCCGGCCTGGCAGTCGCCGCGCACGGGCCGGACCGGCTGCTGAGCGACGCCGTCCACTTCGTCGCCGGTGCGCTCGCCGCCGACGGGGCCAACCTCAAACCCGCCTACACCGCCGGCGGCGGCCGGGTCCCCGACGAAACCCGGCTCCCGCTGCCCGGATACCCCGGCGGTGCCGACGTGCGCGGCAACTGGGTCAACGAGCAGTTCCAGCTCGACGCGCCCGGCGAGGCCCTGCAGCTGTTCGCCGCCGCCGCCGGACACGGAATGATCGATCGGGACCTGATCACGGCAGTCGAAACTGCGATATCGGTCATTGAGGCCCGCTGGCAGCAGCCCGACGCCGGCATCTGGGAATTGCACGATGACTGGTGGACCCACTCACGGCTGGCCTGCGTCGCCGGCCTGCGCCGCGCCGCGGCCGTCCCAGCCTTCGGCGACGGCGACCGGCTCACCCGGCTGGCGGCCACCATCACCGCAGAAACGAGCCGCCGCTGTCTGCGAGCCGACGGCGCCTGGCAACGCAGCCCGACCAAACACGGCGTCGACGCCGCACTACTGCTGCCCGCCGTGCGCGGCGCGTTCCGCGCCGATGACTCCCGTACCCACGCCACGCTCGCCGCGGTCCGCGACCAACTCAGCGTCGAGGGCTACGTCTACCGCTACCAGCAACCCGGCCGCCCGCTGGGCGACACCGAGGGCGCATTCGTGCTGTGCGGGTTCATCACCGCCCTTGCCGAAGCACACCAAGGAAACCACGCCGCCGCGGTGCGACTGTTCGAACGTAACCGCTCCGCCAGCGGACCACCCGGCCTGCTCGCCGAGGAATTCGACATCAATCAACGACAACTCCGCGGTAACTTGCCCCAAGCGTTCGTCCACGCCCTGCTGCTGGAAACCGCATTGGTCCTCAGCGAGAAGGACACGCGATGACCCGCCACCCCCGCTCGCGGCACCCTTCCTCGCCGCGGCCGCAGCAGCGCTCCTCATCGGCTGCCGCGCACCAGCCCACCCGGACCACGCCGCCGGTATCGGTATCCGGCCTGCGGACATCGGGGCCACCGCATCCGCATCCGCGGGCATCCCCCGCAGCGACACCGGTTACGGGCGCCAAGCCGCCGCGCTTGCCGACCAGGTCGACGGGTGCCAGGTTGCCAGGAAACCACCGAGACAGCTGTGCGGAGCTGGGATGCCTTCTACGTCGCCGGGCCCGGCTGGATCGCCGTCGCTCCAGAAATCCCAGCCCAGCCCGGCGCAGGAATCCACAGACCAATCCGTCGCCGCCGCACTCGCCGGCCACATCGAGAGCGGCACCAGCGCTGACCGAAGGCTCGCACGAGCAGACCGACGGAGTACAGCCTGCACGGCTGGTAGATGGATGAAGCGGTTGAGCCGGGCCGCCCAATCAGCGGGGGGCGCCCAGTGCAAACACGGTGAAGGCACCGGACGGGCTCGCGTCCCGGGCTCATCAACCAGGCAGTCCTCGACGGTGTCGGTGCGGGCGATGAGCTGGCGCAGGGCGGAACTGATCTGCACGATCGGTCCCTCCCGCCCGACCGATCCGCCCCCGCCGATGCACAGCGCGGACGCGACCACCTTGACTACGGCGACTTGGGGGCGGATACGGCCGCCGCTGCTGGCTACCGCGACCATGACCTCGGGTACGCCGTGGCCCGGTGTTTCGCGGCGAAGCGGTAGACCAGCGGGCCGTAGAGGACGCCAGGGAGGGCGGGGGTGAGCAGCACGAACCATGGGCCCAACGCAGGCAGGTGGGGGTTGCCGGCGTGACCGTGCCCGGCGTAGTCCGGGTATCCGGTGAAC is from Jatrophihabitans telluris and encodes:
- a CDS encoding chloride channel protein translates to MTRSKPAKASERLRQPQPYLRTRLPSGRGATEQPNVTGDGEAALSPRFWLALVLTGVATGLLGVALMALLFHVESAAFGYHRGDFQSGVEAASALRRVTSLLIAGVFGGIAWFLLRRYTPGKKSEIDDVLWSQSGELSVRRSTGSSIISEIVIGMGVSLGREAAPKTMGGLSGGLLGRWFGLSGAQQRLLIACGGGAGLAAVYNVPLGGAFFTAEILVGSVSIATMLPALACCGIATVTAWVYLPNQATYLDVPGYHVSPALLVWALLAGPLIGLGAAGYIRGIGWLSHHRITGTPSLFAPLVAFGALGVIGIAYPQLFGNGKDMAHDAFLGGGTIGFLLVLAVLKPAVTALCLASGASGGLFTPVMSTGAVLGGGLGLVWTHLWPGTPVGAYAMVGAAAMIGCAMQAPITGLALVLELTHSGFGLMTPMIIATVIATAAVRYLDGYSIYSARLPARPAAPGPAAVPADGSGGLGDR
- a CDS encoding phosphatase PAP2 family protein; this translates as MRPQIRLSTDLGSVTERSRRRPVRWWRELILVAGFYAVYDSIRGVIAGSIPRAQSDAAELLRWERWTHLDPEHGLNNALQHVGVLAVPACYFYATLHFVVTPAVLIWIYKARPGAYRHARTVLAVVTASALLGFWRFPTAPPRLLTAGGFHDTLAGYSQWGWWGSDASVPAGAAAIANQFAAMPSLHMAWAVWCGVTVYRLASRRWLRILAVAYPVLTALVVLGTANHFLADVLAGAGLWVLADFGVRHVARSAPTPDQDAVEEASLQ
- a CDS encoding MarR family winged helix-turn-helix transcriptional regulator encodes the protein MARRPETPKPDRSTSVEVWALADVVNRLRRILRSSIRSEFPWERLPMAQVEILQRLAEEPGLRVTELAARQKLAINTVSNVLQQMVLAGLVDRRVDQYDRRAVTVHLTNTGQEQLQGWMQANGRRLDAAFSDLAEKDRTAILATLPSLSRLVERLESIERLEGLDGSDQSAEPNGKSA
- the lgt gene encoding prolipoprotein diacylglyceryl transferase is translated as MTEKPLAYLPSPAQSVWHLGPLPIHAYALCIVAGIAVALRVAANRWRTVGGREGDLWDVSGWAIVFGIIGGRLYHVISDPELYFKHGEHPLNALKIWDGGLGIWGAVALGGLGAWIGCHRKGIRLSVFADVVIPGVVAAQGLGRWGNWFNNELYGGPTSLPWGLRVHCLDIITGHATPFGTADGGQVCHSSATVAGLFQPTFLYESVWDISLALILIWVSRRWRLGSGQLFALYVMGYTAGRGWIEALRHDHANHILGLRLNDWTSIIVFLLGIAMFAWRRRIRHDAPYISERSEEPVSAKT
- a CDS encoding MarR family winged helix-turn-helix transcriptional regulator, which encodes MSKPTASTARRPRASASDVDELVTAVLGASRVLVGVSARSLSDIEDAVTLTQFRTLVVLSNSGEINLNRLAELLDVTPSTAMRMIDRLLAADLVTRRDNPANRREVVLGLTDGGEQLVRQVTAKRRREIARIVTAMPEAQRNDLVDALRAFADAAGEPEPRSAVGTAVGW
- a CDS encoding chloride channel protein; the encoded protein is MTSADLTDSGSDPRQRALSRALPVQLGRERLLTTLRGSSTGLLALSLLVGAGAGAGAVVFRWLITSFTLALSGHADYAGLGHVANPHVPGLGRWFVLFAPVVAGLLYGPLVHFFAREARGHGVPEVMFAVARKGGRIAPQVAAVKALASALCIGGGGSVGREGPIVQIGSALGSTLGRVMQVSEERMRLLVACGAAGGISATFNAPLAGVFFAMELILRDFNGQAFGMVVLASVTASVIGRAALGNQPFLHLPAFTVDHLSQYLLFALLGLIAGVVGVGFTRVLYWIEDACDWAWRGPEWLRPAVGGLLLGGLLLVLPEMYGVGYPVLGNGIAGKYAIAFLILLLVGKAVATSLTIGIGGSGGVFAPSLFIGAMLGAAYGQGLHHLIPSAAGPAGAYALIGMGAVFAGSARAPITAVVILFELTGEYSIILPLMTAIVLATGVSHLFSRDTIYTLKLRRRGVDLDEPGAAGLPFVTGTAGQVMEPAGESVTQNRTLIEAAQHLRRSTHGQLPVLDDRGCYRGVISARAVADALADGNHDIAVVGDHVELPQTIRADQHLDDALDVLENAPGGVPVLDAGGAQVVGWLTHQAVLTAVRPPRPPMVSPIVREGTDPEAT